From the genome of Miscanthus floridulus cultivar M001 unplaced genomic scaffold, ASM1932011v1 fs_882_1_2, whole genome shotgun sequence, one region includes:
- the LOC136533446 gene encoding chlorophyllide a oxygenase, chloroplastic-like: MNTVSSLSLVPHLLIKPSIACFSRKGVGRYGGIKVYAVLREDGAEFAKSNNLEALFHVDDPGPRCPIKKGKFLDVNEALEVVRFDIQYCDWRARQDLLTIMVLHNKVVEVLNPLAREFKSIGTLRKELAELQQELEKAHNQVHLSEARVSSALDKLAHMETLVNDRLLPPHGASSTSTAEPTSLVPSTSSTAHVRAKKQPRRSLNVSGPVKPYNPSLKNFWYPVAFSSDLKDDTMVPIDCFEEQWVIFRGKDGRPGCVQNTCAHRACPLHLGSVNEGRIQCPYHGWEYSTDGKCEKMPSTKMLNVRIQSLPCFEQEGMVWIWPGDDPPKATIPSLLPPSGFTIHAEIVMELPVEHGLLLDNLLDLAHAPFTHTSTFAKGWSVPSLVKFLTPASGLQGYWDPYPIDMEFQPPCMVLSTIGISKPGKLEGKSTQQCSTHLHQLHVCLPSSRNKTRLLYRMSLDFAPWLKHVPLMHLLWSHFAEKVLNEDLRLVLGQQERMINGANIWNWPVSYDKLGIRYRLWRDAVERGSDRLPFSNQAGSES; encoded by the exons ATGAACACGGTGTCTTCGCTGTCTTTGGTGCCGCACCTGCTCATTAAGCCCTCCATCGCCTGCTTCTCCAGAAAG GGCGTTGGCCGCTATGGCGGAATCAAGGTGTACGCCGTGCTCAGGGAAGACGGAGCTGAGTTTGCCAAGAGCAACAACCTGGAGGCCCTGTTCCACGTGGATGACCCCGGGCCGAGGTGCCCCATCAAGAAGGGTAAGTTCCTGGACGTGAACGAGGCCCTCGAGGTGGTCCGATTCGACATCCAGTACTGCGACTGGAGGGCGCGCCAGGATCTCCTCACCATCATGGTTCTCCACAACAAG GTGGTCGAGGTCCTCAACCCCTTAGCGAGGGAGTTCAAGTCGATCGGAACCTTGAGGAAAGAGCTTGCCGAGCTGCAGCAGGAGCTGGAAAAAGCTCACAATCAG GTCCATCTATCGGAAGCTAGAGTCTCATCTGCGCTTGACAAGCTAGCGCATATGGAGACCCTGGTGAACGACAGGCTATTGCCACCGCATGGAGCCTCCAGTACGTCCACAGCCGAGCCCACTTCCCTGGTTCCAAGCACATCGTCCACCGCCCATGTCCGAGCCAAGAAACAGCCACGTCGGAGTCTTAACGTGTCCGGCCCAGTGAAGCCGTACAATCCCAGCCTGAAGAACTTCTGGTACCCAGTTGCCTTCTCCAGCGATCTGAAAGATGACACCATG GTGCCGATAGATTGTTTCGAGGAGCAGTGGGTGATATTCCGAGGAAAAGATGGAAGGCCTGGGTGTGTTCAGAACACATGTGCTCACAGGGCTTGCCCGCTGCATCTTGGTTCAGTGAACGAGGGTAGAATCCAGTGCCCCTACCATG GTTGGGAGTACTCGACTGATGGGAAATGTGAAAAAATGCCATCAACAAAGATGCTCAACGTGCGCATCCAGTCATTGCCATGCTTTGAGCAGGAAGGAATGGTTTGGATTTGGCCTGGGGATGACCCACCAAAGGCTACAATCCCTTCTCTGCTGCCTCCTTCAGGATTTACGATTCACGCAGAG ATAGTGATGGAACTGCCAGTTGAACATGGACTCCTCCTGGATAATCTGTTGGACCTTGCTCATGCTCCTTTTACACATACATCCACCTTTGCCAAGGGTTGGAGTGTTCCAAG TTTGGTGAAGTTCTTAACGCCTGCATCTGGGCTCCAAGGGTACTGGGATCCTTACCCGATCGACATGGAGTTCCAACCACCGTGCATGGTCCTGTCGACCATTGGCATCTCAAAGCCTGGAAAGCTAGAAGGGAAGAGCACCCAGCAATGTTCTACACATCTCCACCAACTCCATGTTTGCTTGCCCTCCTCTAGGAATAAAACTAGGCTGCTGTACCGGATGTCGCTAGACTTCGCTCCATGGCTCAAGCACGTACCGCTCATGCACCTGCTGTGGTCACATTTCGCAGAGAAG GTCTTGAACGAGGACCTACGGCTTGTTCTTGGTCAGCAAGAGCGAATGATCAATGGCGCCAACATCTGGAACTGGCCGGTATCATATGACAAGCTCGGGATCCGGTATCGGTTGTGGAGGGACGCCGTTGAGAGGGGCTCTGACCGGTTGCCATTCAGTAACCAAGCTGGGAGTGAATCATAG